From Moritella sp. Urea-trap-13, a single genomic window includes:
- the aroK gene encoding shikimate kinase AroK: MAEKRNIFLIGPMGAGKSTIGRQLASQLHLDFIDSDHEIERRTGADISWVFDVEGEAGFRVREAEVIDDLTQEQGIVLATGGGSILSKESRNYLSARGVVVYLETTIDKQLVRTSRDKRRPLLQTEEPRDVLETLADDRNPLYEEIADFTVKTDEQSAKIVANQIIKLLDF, translated from the coding sequence ATGGCTGAAAAACGTAATATATTCCTAATAGGCCCAATGGGCGCAGGTAAAAGTACAATTGGTCGTCAACTAGCTAGCCAGTTGCATTTAGACTTTATCGATTCGGATCATGAAATTGAACGTCGCACTGGCGCAGACATTTCATGGGTATTCGATGTTGAAGGTGAAGCTGGTTTTAGAGTTCGTGAGGCGGAAGTTATTGACGATCTAACACAAGAGCAAGGCATTGTGTTAGCAACGGGCGGTGGCTCAATTTTAAGTAAAGAAAGTCGTAACTATCTTTCTGCTCGTGGTGTAGTTGTTTATTTAGAAACAACTATTGATAAGCAGTTGGTAAGAACGTCACGCGATAAGCGTCGTCCTTTACTACAAACTGAAGAACCACGTGATGTTCTGGAAACATTAGCTGATGATCGCAATCCTTTGTATGAAGAGATTGCTGATTTTACAGTTAAAACAGATGAGCAAAGCGCTAAAATTGTTGCGAATCAGATTATAAAGTTACTAGATTTTTAA
- a CDS encoding type IV pilus secretin PilQ codes for MTKSYVRCTNIVKVLVLCTTLLCSAFSFAEPQLKQIHLNSLAEGQLELEFEFNENVVEYADKLHYSPHQLVILVPDASSTLLLNPVVIEQGNVLNVAAERVDLGLKITIALDALVPYQIIQSNNSLIATFGLLSSDFIVPEVADSNTNSYTLVLAVEPTVATAGNSAVLPAATVSTSLLATEDGRQVTVQSPKLEDIIPIADDEEEDFSGFVNQVRGIDFRTGNDGSGKLILTMKNSSMAVDIKRKGNKLVAEFHSTAILKKLLYILDVADFGTPVTAIETFHDEGLTSFELDVSDDFNYRYDQADNIFVIEITKKDADGKGSKYQGQAISLNFQDIPVRTVLQLIADFNEFNLVTTDSVNGNITLRLDSVPWEQALDIVMKVKGLSKQLDGNVLMVAPADELAALERRDLVSKKEVADLAELQSEFIQISFAKAADITKLLSQKDSSLLSSRGSVSFDERTNTVLIKDTVTVIANVRRIVDILDVPVRQVIIEARMVSVVDNLDDELGIRWGLSGSTDIGSGLGSTSGSIEGNDSLAGGNVPAIGDRLNVNLPVASPAGSIAFQIAELASGQILDLELSALEAEQKAEVIASPRITTTDQKSAYIEQGTEIPYVESSSSGATSIAFKKAVLGLQVTPHITPDNKIILDLKINQDTRGEDVKTVGGEAVSIDTQVISTQVLVENGETVVLGGIFKHEIKKIVTKVPVLGDIPWLGVLFRSTKNINQKRELLIFVTPKVVVDTL; via the coding sequence ATGACTAAATCATATGTAAGATGTACCAATATCGTCAAGGTATTGGTTTTATGTACCACACTTTTATGCTCTGCTTTCAGTTTTGCTGAGCCACAATTAAAGCAAATTCATTTAAACTCGTTAGCCGAAGGCCAACTAGAACTTGAATTTGAATTTAATGAAAATGTTGTTGAATATGCGGATAAACTACACTATTCACCACATCAACTGGTTATCTTAGTACCCGATGCTAGCTCTACTTTGTTGCTTAACCCTGTGGTTATCGAACAAGGTAATGTGTTGAATGTAGCGGCAGAACGTGTCGATTTAGGCCTTAAAATCACCATCGCTTTAGATGCACTGGTGCCGTATCAAATTATTCAAAGTAATAATAGTTTAATCGCTACTTTTGGACTGTTAAGCAGTGATTTCATTGTCCCGGAAGTTGCAGACAGTAACACCAATAGTTATACCTTGGTGCTTGCCGTTGAGCCCACAGTGGCAACGGCTGGAAATAGTGCGGTATTACCAGCAGCCACTGTTAGCACATCTTTGCTGGCCACTGAAGATGGTCGCCAAGTGACGGTGCAGTCACCTAAACTTGAAGATATCATCCCTATTGCAGACGATGAGGAAGAAGATTTTAGTGGTTTTGTAAACCAAGTGCGTGGTATTGATTTTCGTACCGGTAATGATGGCAGTGGCAAATTAATTTTAACCATGAAAAACAGCTCGATGGCCGTTGATATTAAGCGTAAAGGCAACAAATTAGTGGCTGAATTTCATAGCACCGCCATTTTGAAAAAATTGCTCTATATTTTAGATGTAGCAGATTTTGGTACCCCGGTCACCGCCATCGAAACTTTTCATGATGAAGGGCTCACGTCTTTTGAACTAGACGTTAGTGATGACTTTAATTACCGCTATGATCAAGCAGATAATATCTTTGTGATTGAAATTACCAAGAAAGATGCGGATGGAAAAGGCAGTAAATATCAAGGGCAGGCGATTTCACTGAACTTCCAAGATATTCCAGTACGTACCGTACTGCAGTTAATCGCTGATTTTAATGAGTTTAATTTAGTTACCACAGATTCCGTGAATGGTAATATCACCCTGCGTTTAGATAGTGTACCATGGGAGCAAGCGCTTGATATTGTAATGAAAGTGAAAGGCTTGAGTAAGCAGCTCGACGGTAATGTGTTGATGGTTGCACCTGCAGATGAGCTAGCGGCCTTAGAGCGTCGTGATCTTGTTAGTAAGAAGGAAGTGGCTGATTTAGCCGAGTTACAATCGGAGTTTATCCAAATTAGCTTTGCTAAAGCGGCCGATATTACCAAGCTTTTGTCACAAAAAGATTCTAGTCTGTTATCATCACGCGGCTCTGTTAGTTTTGATGAACGAACTAACACGGTATTGATTAAAGATACAGTGACAGTTATTGCCAATGTAAGACGTATTGTTGATATACTTGATGTACCTGTACGTCAGGTTATTATTGAAGCAAGAATGGTGTCAGTGGTTGATAACCTAGATGATGAACTCGGGATCCGCTGGGGTCTTAGTGGCAGTACGGATATTGGTAGTGGCTTAGGTTCAACATCGGGTTCTATTGAAGGCAATGACTCATTGGCTGGGGGTAATGTCCCTGCTATTGGTGACCGTCTCAATGTTAATCTACCTGTTGCATCACCAGCGGGTTCTATTGCGTTTCAAATCGCAGAGTTAGCCAGTGGGCAAATACTTGATTTAGAACTCTCTGCGTTAGAAGCAGAACAAAAAGCAGAAGTGATCGCAAGTCCAAGAATTACCACTACCGACCAGAAGTCAGCGTATATTGAGCAAGGTACGGAAATCCCGTATGTTGAATCAAGTTCGAGTGGTGCTACCTCTATCGCCTTTAAAAAAGCGGTATTGGGTTTACAAGTAACACCACATATCACCCCGGATAATAAAATCATCTTAGATTTGAAAATAAATCAAGATACCCGAGGTGAGGATGTTAAGACCGTGGGTGGCGAAGCTGTATCGATTGATACCCAAGTTATTAGCACCCAAGTTTTGGTTGAAAATGGCGAAACTGTGGTGTTAGGCGGTATATTTAAGCATGAAATTAAAAAGATTGTAACGAAAGTTCCGGTTCTCGGTGATATCCCTTGGTTAGGCGTATTATTCCGTAGTACTAAGAATATTAATCAGAAACGAGAGCTGTTAATCTTCGTTACACCAAAAGTGGTAGTGGATACGTTGTAA
- a CDS encoding pilus assembly protein PilP → MKRISSLIFLALTVTGCTGDNQDLVDYINEVKARKGNLIERVPDMESFVALHYSETGARNPFSNPRPESVKAETPFPQNCPQPNFARIKGPLETYSLDNLNMHGTLGSEKHLWGLIRASTGEIFRVSPGDYIGLNHGEILDITKNYIELSELILTGKGCWQVRTTQISLSSQGNG, encoded by the coding sequence ATGAAGCGTATTAGTAGTCTAATATTTCTCGCGTTAACGGTAACTGGGTGTACTGGGGATAATCAGGATCTGGTTGATTACATTAATGAGGTTAAAGCGCGTAAAGGTAATTTAATTGAACGTGTACCGGATATGGAAAGCTTTGTAGCCTTGCACTATTCGGAAACTGGAGCGCGTAATCCGTTTTCTAATCCGCGTCCCGAGTCGGTGAAAGCAGAAACACCGTTTCCACAAAATTGTCCGCAGCCAAATTTTGCGCGGATTAAAGGGCCGTTAGAAACCTATTCGTTAGATAATTTAAATATGCATGGCACCTTAGGCAGTGAAAAGCACCTTTGGGGACTAATAAGAGCAAGTACGGGAGAGATATTCCGAGTTTCACCGGGTGATTATATTGGACTTAATCACGGTGAAATACTCGACATAACCAAAAACTACATCGAATTGTCTGAGTTGATATTAACGGGTAAAGGCTGCTGGCAAGTTCGCACCACGCAAATCTCGCTTAGTAGCCAAGGTAACGGTTAA
- a CDS encoding type 4a pilus biogenesis protein PilO: protein MNLQELNELDLEDLGNWPKPAKIAVNIIFSVLIAALFYWLFIASSLQALENIEKKEASLKLQFEAKASLAGNLGLYTAQMSEMENLFNHMLRQLPSKSETAGLLDDLSYIGQHNGLQLRKFKWLSEVQRDFSYEVPVSLEVIGTFHQLGQFTSDIAALPRIVTLEDFTITKLQGELLKVNMIARTYRYKGDK from the coding sequence ATGAACTTACAAGAACTCAATGAACTGGATCTTGAAGATTTAGGCAATTGGCCTAAACCCGCCAAAATAGCCGTAAATATCATTTTTTCAGTATTAATTGCGGCATTATTCTATTGGCTATTTATCGCGTCATCGCTACAAGCGCTGGAGAATATTGAAAAGAAAGAAGCAAGTTTAAAATTACAGTTTGAAGCCAAAGCCAGCCTTGCTGGTAATTTAGGCTTATATACCGCGCAAATGTCGGAGATGGAAAATTTATTTAATCACATGCTTAGGCAGTTGCCATCAAAAAGTGAGACCGCCGGGTTGCTCGACGATTTGAGTTATATTGGCCAGCATAATGGCTTGCAGTTACGTAAATTTAAATGGTTGTCAGAAGTACAGCGAGACTTTTCTTATGAAGTGCCGGTAAGTTTAGAAGTCATTGGTACCTTTCATCAACTTGGTCAGTTTACCAGTGATATTGCCGCATTACCGCGGATAGTCACACTCGAAGATTTTACGATCACTAAACTGCAAGGGGAATTGCTGAAAGTGAATATGATTGCCCGCACCTATCGTTATAAGGGGGATAAATGA
- a CDS encoding PilN domain-containing protein → MSNINLLPWREVDKKLRQQRFFTFSGISLGATLLVMSMLNMVIGGFIDNQKQRNTLLMQEMQVIDVKLGKIKELRGRKDKLQERIALIQSLQRSRNTPTHLMNTLPQLIPAGVNLAKLTFKNDIIKINGTSDSNTRLAVLLRNIEESTWLIEGDLDSIVALPGEEGNRFEMRFSVTPMKTEAGS, encoded by the coding sequence ATGTCTAATATTAATTTATTACCATGGCGGGAAGTGGATAAAAAGCTTCGCCAGCAACGCTTTTTCACCTTCAGTGGCATAAGTCTTGGCGCGACGTTATTGGTCATGAGCATGCTGAATATGGTGATCGGTGGCTTTATCGACAACCAAAAACAGCGTAATACTTTGCTTATGCAAGAGATGCAGGTCATCGATGTCAAGCTAGGTAAAATTAAAGAGTTACGTGGACGTAAGGATAAACTCCAAGAACGTATTGCTTTAATTCAAAGCTTACAGCGCAGTCGTAATACTCCTACCCACTTAATGAATACCTTACCTCAATTGATACCAGCGGGTGTCAATCTAGCCAAGTTAACCTTTAAAAATGACATTATTAAAATTAATGGCACCAGTGATTCGAATACCCGTCTGGCAGTATTACTGCGTAATATTGAAGAATCAACGTGGTTGATCGAAGGTGACCTAGACTCCATTGTTGCTCTGCCTGGTGAAGAGGGAAATCGTTTTGAAATGCGCTTTTCGGTAACGCCGATGAAGACAGAGGCGGGCAGCTAA
- the pilM gene encoding type IV pilus assembly protein PilM, with amino-acid sequence MIGVDFGSSSVKALALSKRSEHYVVDMVSEVATPKGCVVDHQLQDIEALTNVLQHVRQDFPFRYKQAATAVSGTNVITKIIYVDTDLSGPELEMHIELEAESLIPFPLDEISLDFEILGINDNNPGKHNVLLSATRTESVTSLAGCLEESDFIPKIVDVAAHALARSHDLYLRLAELQDDSKVVAAIDIGTNMTIFSMLHQGESIYSRVQNFGGENYTRTISDHYSLKRDEAEKMKLAQQLPLDYDIDVLAPYITACIQQIRRNVQLFTNSGTLQKIDMITLSGGSALIMELAQQVESELGITTRVANPFAQFHYAEEVEDKERLIANGPRYMVALGLAMRAL; translated from the coding sequence ATGATCGGAGTTGATTTTGGATCATCGTCCGTAAAGGCCCTCGCGCTGTCTAAGCGTTCAGAGCATTATGTGGTAGATATGGTATCAGAGGTAGCAACGCCAAAAGGATGTGTCGTTGATCACCAATTGCAAGATATAGAAGCATTAACCAATGTGTTGCAACACGTGCGTCAAGATTTTCCTTTCCGTTATAAACAAGCTGCTACTGCCGTATCTGGCACAAATGTTATTACGAAAATTATTTATGTTGACACCGACCTTTCTGGCCCCGAGCTGGAAATGCATATCGAGCTGGAAGCGGAAAGCTTAATCCCTTTTCCGCTGGATGAAATTAGTCTCGATTTTGAAATATTAGGTATCAATGATAACAATCCGGGCAAACATAATGTGTTATTGAGTGCGACTCGTACAGAAAGCGTCACCTCATTAGCGGGTTGCCTAGAAGAAAGCGACTTTATCCCGAAAATTGTGGATGTGGCTGCGCATGCATTAGCGCGATCTCACGATTTATATTTACGCCTGGCTGAGCTGCAAGATGATAGCAAAGTAGTGGCTGCGATTGATATTGGTACTAATATGACCATTTTTTCAATGCTGCATCAGGGCGAGTCAATCTATTCTCGGGTACAAAATTTTGGTGGCGAGAACTATACCCGCACCATTAGCGATCATTATAGCTTGAAACGTGATGAAGCTGAAAAAATGAAACTCGCGCAACAGTTGCCACTGGATTACGATATTGATGTATTAGCCCCTTATATTACCGCTTGCATACAGCAGATCCGTCGTAATGTGCAGCTGTTTACTAACTCTGGTACCTTGCAGAAAATAGATATGATCACGCTGAGTGGTGGTTCGGCATTAATCATGGAGTTGGCTCAGCAAGTGGAAAGCGAACTGGGTATCACCACCCGTGTTGCCAATCCTTTTGCTCAGTTTCACTACGCCGAAGAAGTCGAAGATAAAGAACGTTTAATCGCTAACGGACCGCGTTATATGGTTGCACTTGGCTTAGCGATGAGGGCGTTATAA
- a CDS encoding penicillin-binding protein 1A: MKWIKRLSVFLFVSGLLGVGSIIALYFYIKPELPDVNALKTIQLQTPMKVFSQDGKLISQFGEKRRIPIEVADVPPLMIKAFLATEDNRFYSHPGIDPIGIVRAATVMIMTGERKQGASTITQQVARNFFLTREKTFIRKIKEIFLAWHIEQNLTKDEILTLYLNKIPLGYRSFGIGAAAQVYYGKTLDELTLAQMAIIAGLPKAPSALNPIRSPKRAKARRHIVLLRMLDEKYITQAQFEEANNAPITGKYHGAEIELSAPYLAEMVRSEMISRYGEDKAYSQGLNVYTTVHSDRQTAATTALINNLLNYDLRHGYRGPLGQAWTNDEVLSHEELLLLLKDKPSYQPLQPAVITAVTGQTVAALLANGEQVTVSWDGLKWARPFIADNKQGPAPQTAAEIISAGDIVLLRPMPATTQPAQWMLGQIPDASSAFIAIDNNDGAIEALVGGFNYQQSKFNRVTQAERQIGSNIKPFVYSAGLAQGATLATLINDAPINQRDKRAGTAWRPKNSPPTYNGPTRFRLGLAQSKNVMSVRVFRQVGLTNAINYMSRFGFDKAKLPRDESLSLGSASLTPLEVAVAFATFANGGFKVDPYFIDRIEDANGELLFQAAPKQACLACEKQIALGTDNPEHWLAVEGDALAQCDIAPYGSQQLAPRIITEQNAFLMREVMASVIWGGGSWRHKTGWNGTGWRAAAALKRHDIGGKTGTTNESKDAWFSGFNPDLSATSWIGFDSHSRDLGRVSRNINLDKNQINGAEAGAKTAQPAWIEFMQFALKGVPVRPSIMPENIVQVRIDRESGLLTRKSDYTSRFEYFIQGTEPTEYVNNQDAGSSFDQIDEHSEAAEESLDDLF; the protein is encoded by the coding sequence GTGAAATGGATTAAACGATTATCCGTATTTTTATTCGTCAGCGGACTGCTCGGTGTAGGAAGCATCATTGCACTATATTTCTATATCAAGCCAGAACTGCCTGATGTAAACGCATTAAAAACCATACAGTTACAAACGCCAATGAAGGTCTTTAGCCAAGATGGCAAACTGATCTCTCAATTTGGTGAGAAACGTCGTATTCCCATTGAGGTTGCTGATGTTCCCCCTTTGATGATCAAAGCATTTCTAGCCACAGAAGATAACCGTTTTTATAGCCATCCAGGTATAGATCCTATCGGTATTGTGCGTGCAGCCACGGTCATGATCATGACTGGCGAACGTAAACAAGGCGCGAGTACCATTACCCAGCAGGTTGCGCGAAACTTCTTTTTAACCCGCGAAAAAACCTTTATTCGTAAGATTAAAGAGATCTTTTTAGCTTGGCATATTGAGCAAAATCTTACCAAAGATGAGATCTTAACCCTATACCTGAATAAGATCCCATTGGGTTATCGTTCATTTGGTATCGGCGCAGCAGCCCAAGTTTATTACGGTAAAACGCTCGACGAACTAACCTTAGCGCAAATGGCGATCATTGCTGGTTTACCAAAGGCACCATCAGCATTAAATCCGATTCGCTCACCAAAACGTGCTAAAGCCCGTCGTCATATTGTATTGTTGCGAATGTTAGACGAGAAATATATCACCCAAGCCCAGTTTGAAGAAGCGAACAACGCGCCGATTACCGGTAAGTACCACGGCGCAGAAATTGAATTGTCGGCACCTTATTTAGCTGAAATGGTGCGTAGTGAAATGATTAGCCGCTACGGTGAAGATAAAGCTTATTCTCAAGGGCTAAACGTCTATACCACAGTACATAGCGACCGCCAAACGGCAGCAACGACAGCACTGATTAACAACTTACTTAATTATGATTTACGTCACGGCTATCGTGGTCCGCTCGGCCAAGCTTGGACTAATGATGAAGTGCTTAGTCACGAAGAGCTATTATTATTACTCAAAGATAAACCCAGTTATCAACCACTACAACCCGCAGTTATTACGGCAGTAACAGGCCAAACCGTCGCAGCATTATTAGCCAATGGCGAACAAGTGACGGTGAGTTGGGATGGTTTAAAATGGGCGCGTCCCTTTATTGCCGATAATAAACAAGGTCCAGCGCCACAAACAGCGGCTGAAATTATCAGTGCTGGTGATATCGTATTATTACGTCCGATGCCTGCAACAACACAGCCGGCACAATGGATGTTAGGCCAGATCCCTGATGCTAGCTCTGCTTTCATTGCCATTGATAATAATGATGGTGCAATTGAAGCCTTGGTCGGTGGTTTTAATTATCAACAAAGTAAGTTTAACCGCGTCACCCAAGCTGAACGTCAAATTGGTTCCAACATCAAACCATTTGTCTATTCTGCTGGTTTAGCACAGGGTGCAACGCTAGCGACATTAATCAATGATGCGCCTATCAACCAACGCGATAAACGTGCAGGTACCGCGTGGCGACCAAAAAATTCACCGCCAACCTACAATGGTCCAACCCGTTTCCGTTTAGGCTTAGCACAATCAAAAAATGTCATGTCGGTGCGCGTATTCCGTCAAGTCGGTTTAACTAACGCCATTAATTACATGTCACGCTTTGGTTTTGATAAAGCTAAGTTACCCCGTGATGAATCATTATCATTGGGCTCGGCATCGCTGACACCGTTAGAAGTGGCGGTTGCCTTTGCAACGTTTGCTAATGGAGGGTTTAAAGTTGACCCTTACTTTATTGACCGTATTGAAGACGCTAATGGTGAGCTACTATTTCAAGCAGCACCAAAGCAAGCCTGTTTAGCATGTGAGAAACAAATCGCATTGGGCACAGATAACCCTGAACATTGGTTAGCAGTCGAAGGGGATGCACTCGCACAATGCGATATTGCCCCTTATGGTTCGCAACAATTAGCACCGCGTATTATCACCGAACAGAATGCGTTCTTAATGCGTGAAGTTATGGCAAGTGTTATTTGGGGTGGTGGTAGTTGGCGTCATAAAACCGGTTGGAACGGTACTGGTTGGCGAGCAGCTGCAGCACTGAAACGACACGATATTGGTGGTAAAACAGGTACAACAAACGAATCAAAAGATGCTTGGTTCTCGGGTTTTAACCCAGACCTATCAGCAACCAGTTGGATTGGTTTTGATAGCCACAGTCGTGATTTAGGCCGTGTGAGCCGCAATATAAATCTGGACAAAAACCAAATTAACGGTGCGGAAGCGGGCGCTAAGACAGCGCAGCCAGCTTGGATTGAATTCATGCAGTTTGCGCTTAAAGGGGTGCCAGTACGCCCGAGTATAATGCCTGAGAATATAGTCCAAGTACGTATCGATCGAGAATCGGGCTTACTCACCCGTAAATCAGATTATACCTCGCGCTTTGAATACTTTATTCAAGGTACGGAACCAACGGAATATGTGAATAATCAAGATGCGGGCTCGTCATTCGATCAAATAGATGAGCACAGTGAAGCAGCTGAAGAATCTCTCGATGACTTGTTTTAA
- the oxyR gene encoding DNA-binding transcriptional regulator OxyR: MNLRDLEYLVALQELKHFRKAAEKCFVSQPTLSGQIRKLEDELDVILIERTSRKVLFTPAGDQIADQARRVLLESKAIKEIAKSYASPTAGAIHIGLIPTVAPYLLPLIVPSMKKQFPDLDMFLHENQTNELLKQLDEGELDCLLLAYLPGMEKYGHIELYKEPLELIIPSSHRFKGRDRVDLSELRGEQVLMLEDGHCLRDQAMDYCFTAGAEEDQSFKATSLETLRHMIAAEAGVTLLPHLAIPRTRFTEGVEYIKFVEPEPTRKIVLLYRKGSVRRPCFNDIAQLINKKVTATIV, encoded by the coding sequence ATGAATTTAAGAGATTTAGAATATTTAGTTGCGTTGCAAGAATTAAAGCATTTTAGAAAAGCAGCGGAAAAGTGTTTTGTTAGTCAGCCAACGCTGAGTGGACAGATCCGTAAATTAGAAGATGAACTAGATGTCATTTTAATCGAGCGCACTTCAAGAAAGGTATTGTTTACCCCAGCGGGCGATCAAATTGCCGATCAAGCGCGTAGGGTATTATTAGAGTCGAAAGCGATTAAAGAAATTGCCAAGAGTTATGCTAGCCCGACCGCTGGGGCCATTCATATTGGTTTAATCCCAACGGTTGCGCCGTATCTGCTGCCACTCATAGTGCCATCGATGAAGAAACAGTTTCCAGATTTAGACATGTTTTTACATGAAAACCAAACCAATGAGTTATTAAAACAATTGGACGAAGGTGAGTTGGATTGTCTGCTGTTAGCTTACCTACCCGGTATGGAAAAATACGGTCATATTGAACTATACAAAGAACCATTAGAGCTGATTATTCCTAGCTCACATCGCTTTAAAGGTCGCGATCGTGTTGATTTGTCAGAATTGCGCGGCGAGCAGGTGCTGATGTTAGAAGATGGTCATTGCCTACGTGATCAAGCAATGGATTATTGCTTTACGGCCGGTGCTGAAGAAGATCAGAGCTTTAAAGCCACGAGTCTAGAAACACTACGTCATATGATTGCCGCAGAAGCGGGGGTGACATTATTACCGCATTTAGCTATTCCACGCACTAGATTCACCGAAGGTGTTGAATATATTAAATTTGTCGAACCTGAGCCAACCCGAAAAATCGTGCTGCTGTATCGTAAAGGGTCGGTAAGACGCCCTTGTTTTAATGACATAGCACAACTGATTAATAAGAAAGTAACGGCAACTATCGTTTAG
- the dapA gene encoding 4-hydroxy-tetrahydrodipicolinate synthase gives MSVNSTVTDKSAMKALLKGSIVALVTPFKNNEIDEPALRNLVDWHIAQGTHGIVAVGTTGECPTLSLEEHCQILDIVVNQAAGRLPVIAGAGSNNPTDAIMLSNHAQAAGAIATLHVAGYYNRPCQEGLFQHFKAINDNNDLPIIVYNIPGRAIVDIQPETLARMAELKNVVGIKDATGDLSRPWLERQLIKGDFSFLSGDDCTTVAYNVSGGNGLISVSANVAPKLYAEVQELTFAGKYVEARELQDRLITLHNLMFKETSPAGVKYAVSLLGLCEPECRLPVIELTQGTKDEIRAAMIELELI, from the coding sequence ATGAGTGTTAACTCAACGGTCACCGATAAATCAGCAATGAAAGCATTACTTAAAGGTTCAATTGTTGCGTTGGTTACCCCGTTTAAAAATAATGAAATTGATGAACCAGCATTACGTAATCTTGTTGACTGGCATATAGCACAGGGTACGCACGGTATTGTTGCTGTAGGCACTACTGGCGAGTGTCCAACCTTGTCACTAGAAGAGCATTGTCAGATCCTCGATATCGTTGTTAACCAAGCGGCAGGGCGTTTACCGGTTATCGCTGGTGCAGGTTCAAATAACCCAACTGACGCGATTATGTTATCTAATCATGCGCAAGCGGCAGGTGCGATTGCGACGTTACATGTTGCAGGTTATTACAACCGTCCTTGTCAGGAAGGTTTATTCCAGCATTTTAAAGCGATTAACGATAACAATGATTTACCCATTATTGTTTATAATATTCCTGGCCGTGCGATTGTCGATATTCAACCTGAAACGTTAGCGCGTATGGCTGAACTCAAAAATGTTGTGGGTATTAAAGATGCGACTGGCGATTTGTCGCGCCCTTGGTTAGAACGCCAATTGATTAAAGGTGATTTCTCTTTCCTTTCTGGTGATGATTGTACTACGGTTGCTTACAATGTCTCTGGTGGTAATGGCCTGATTTCTGTGTCTGCGAATGTGGCACCAAAGCTGTATGCAGAAGTTCAGGAATTAACATTTGCAGGTAAATATGTTGAAGCGAGAGAATTACAAGATCGCTTGATCACCTTACATAACTTAATGTTTAAAGAAACAAGTCCGGCAGGTGTGAAGTATGCTGTCTCACTATTAGGCCTGTGTGAGCCTGAGTGTCGTTTACCTGTAATTGAACTAACCCAAGGTACAAAAGATGAAATCCGTGCTGCTATGATTGAATTAGAGTTGATTTAA